A DNA window from Iodobacter ciconiae contains the following coding sequences:
- a CDS encoding substrate-binding periplasmic protein, giving the protein MKENIIRFSCLGLIIFAAPAMAATLELVTLQYPPYQYEENGQIKGLVVDIVKEVFRRMQQPVNITLMPWTRSIKMIEDGTADAVFTAYKTADREVFADYSKEVLMPQAVSFFVLSESNIKFDGDLQKLANYSFGVVNKISYGDVFDSAVKNKIIKMPDITYTGEQNIDKLLAKRFDILVSNKYGALDILKNKRVLHKVKALSPVLQTIPSYIAFSKKRKLSLIRDKFDEILLSMKKDGSYERIMAIQNKMEFKNK; this is encoded by the coding sequence ATGAAAGAAAATATAATCAGATTCTCCTGTTTGGGGCTGATAATTTTTGCTGCACCTGCAATGGCCGCTACATTAGAGTTGGTGACTTTGCAATATCCTCCCTATCAGTATGAAGAAAATGGCCAGATTAAGGGGCTTGTTGTAGACATTGTAAAAGAAGTTTTTCGCCGCATGCAGCAGCCTGTGAACATTACTTTAATGCCCTGGACCCGATCAATTAAAATGATTGAAGACGGCACTGCCGATGCCGTTTTTACTGCATATAAAACGGCTGACAGGGAAGTATTTGCTGATTACTCTAAAGAAGTACTTATGCCTCAGGCTGTTTCATTTTTTGTTTTGAGTGAATCAAATATTAAATTTGATGGTGATTTACAAAAGCTGGCTAATTATAGTTTTGGTGTGGTCAATAAGATAAGCTATGGTGATGTTTTTGATTCTGCTGTAAAAAATAAAATAATTAAAATGCCGGACATTACTTATACCGGAGAGCAGAATATAGATAAATTATTAGCTAAGCGTTTTGATATTTTAGTCAGCAATAAATATGGTGCACTGGATATTTTAAAAAATAAAAGAGTTCTCCATAAAGTTAAAGCTCTTTCTCCGGTGCTGCAAACTATTCCAAGTTATATAGCTTTTTCTAAAAAAAGAAAGCTTAGTTTGATTCGTGATAAATTTGACGAGATTTTACTTTCCATGAAAAAAGATGGCAGTTATGAAAGAATCATGGCTATCCAGAATAAAATGGAATTTAAAAATAAGTAA
- the ahcY gene encoding adenosylhomocysteinase, with protein sequence MANPDFKVADLSLADWGRKEIRIAETEMPGLMSVRTEYAKAQPLKGARIAGSIHMTIQTAVLIESLQALGAEVRWVSCNIFSTQDHAAAAIAAAGTSVFAHKGETLEEYWDFTHRIFDFPKNQYANMILDDGGDATILLHLGARAETDLSVISAPGNEEEIVLFASIKATLAKDPKWYSTRLSYIKGVTEETTTGVHRLYKMHGEGRLSFPAINVNDAVTKSKFDNLYGCRESLVDGIKRATDVMIAGKAAVILGYGDVGKGCAQSLRGLGATVYVTEIDPICALQAAMEGYRVVTMDSICDQGDIFVTTTGNVAVITHEHMIKMRNNAIVCNIGHFDSEIQVASVRQYKWENVKPQVDHIIFPDGKRIILLAEGRLVNLGCATGHPSFVMSNSFTNQVLAQIELFSKTEQYPVGVYVLPKHLDEMVARLHLKKIGAALTELTDEQAAYIDVPKQGPYKPAHYRY encoded by the coding sequence GTGGCAAATCCTGATTTTAAAGTTGCTGACCTATCTTTGGCAGATTGGGGCCGTAAAGAAATTCGTATAGCAGAAACAGAAATGCCGGGCCTGATGTCTGTACGAACAGAATACGCCAAAGCCCAGCCGCTTAAAGGGGCCCGTATTGCGGGCTCCATCCATATGACCATCCAGACTGCCGTACTGATCGAATCACTACAAGCCTTAGGTGCCGAGGTGCGCTGGGTATCGTGCAATATATTCTCTACGCAGGACCACGCCGCTGCGGCCATTGCCGCAGCAGGCACGTCCGTATTTGCCCATAAGGGTGAAACACTCGAAGAATACTGGGATTTTACTCACCGTATTTTTGATTTCCCCAAGAATCAGTACGCCAATATGATTCTGGATGACGGTGGCGATGCCACCATTTTGCTACACCTTGGCGCGCGTGCTGAAACCGACCTTTCGGTGATTTCTGCGCCAGGTAATGAGGAAGAAATCGTACTGTTTGCCTCAATCAAAGCCACGCTGGCAAAAGATCCTAAGTGGTATTCCACCCGCCTTTCCTACATCAAAGGCGTAACGGAGGAAACCACCACCGGCGTACACCGCCTGTATAAAATGCATGGCGAAGGCCGCCTTTCATTCCCTGCAATTAATGTTAACGACGCCGTCACCAAATCTAAATTCGACAACCTCTACGGCTGCCGGGAGTCGCTGGTTGATGGCATTAAACGCGCCACCGATGTGATGATTGCTGGCAAAGCCGCCGTGATTCTAGGCTATGGTGATGTAGGTAAGGGCTGCGCTCAAAGCCTGCGCGGCCTGGGAGCTACCGTTTACGTGACCGAAATCGACCCGATTTGCGCGTTGCAAGCGGCGATGGAAGGTTACCGAGTGGTGACAATGGACAGCATTTGCGATCAGGGTGATATCTTTGTCACCACCACTGGCAATGTGGCCGTGATTACGCACGAGCATATGATTAAAATGCGCAATAACGCTATTGTCTGCAATATCGGCCACTTTGACAGCGAAATTCAGGTGGCATCCGTACGCCAGTACAAATGGGAAAACGTCAAACCGCAGGTTGATCATATTATTTTCCCTGATGGCAAACGCATCATCCTGCTGGCCGAAGGGCGCTTGGTGAATCTGGGCTGCGCCACGGGCCACCCCAGCTTTGTAATGTCTAACTCTTTTACCAATCAGGTGCTGGCACAAATCGAGCTATTTAGCAAAACCGAGCAATACCCGGTTGGCGTTTACGTGCTACCTAAGCATCTGGATGAAATGGTCGCCCGTTTACACCTGAAAAAGATCGGCGCAGCACTCACGGAGCTGACCGATGAGCAAGCCGCTTACATCGACGTCCCCAAACAAGGGCCATATAAACCAGCGCATTACCGGTATTGA
- a CDS encoding COG3014 family protein, whose amino-acid sequence MKLKISASLILVLALSACGSMRQYQAESQGVIDFSRAGKPDSALAVLESNNSDKDLLYFLEKGQLLQLKNDWSGSSSAWLKADAKIHDWENTAKNSPDKLLGEVGSFLINDKTRRYDGYDYEKVLLSTLLAMNHAASGDWGNARVEVKKTHEREAIIAEFRSRAYEKDEAEARSRGVQTTFKDLRGYPTETLDDPDVLALKNSYQNAFSHYLAAFVYEALGEKSLAAPGYRKAIELQPNTKVLEDSLAQLDSKTAKHGMSEVLFVVSSGLAPLRKSVSLPLPVYRAGLTAMSFPVIRSGNDFAPSQLKLDGRFVPVSAIASVDAMSRRALRDDMPGIILRSTVRALSRGVAQKQLNDRDNNASAIASLVLGLVSVITEQADERTWSTLPAQIAIVRASLPQGMHKVLVPTLQGQEAFDFKASSPYQIVPIRVMGNQVYFGQTGLAPVILNTAVTESADAVIQPEKAKK is encoded by the coding sequence ATGAAACTAAAAATAAGCGCTAGCTTGATCTTGGTCCTTGCTTTAAGTGCTTGCGGATCAATGCGTCAGTATCAGGCCGAATCCCAGGGGGTCATTGATTTTTCCCGTGCAGGTAAGCCAGATAGTGCTTTGGCAGTATTGGAGTCGAATAACAGCGATAAAGACCTGCTGTATTTTCTGGAAAAGGGCCAGCTATTACAGCTTAAAAATGACTGGTCTGGCAGCAGCAGTGCCTGGCTGAAGGCCGACGCCAAAATTCATGATTGGGAAAACACCGCTAAAAACTCGCCGGACAAATTATTGGGAGAGGTGGGGAGCTTTTTAATCAATGATAAAACCCGCCGCTATGATGGCTACGATTATGAAAAAGTACTGCTGTCCACCTTGCTGGCCATGAATCATGCCGCCTCAGGTGATTGGGGTAATGCGCGGGTTGAGGTCAAAAAAACGCATGAGCGTGAAGCGATCATTGCAGAATTTCGCTCGCGTGCTTATGAAAAAGATGAAGCCGAAGCCAGAAGCCGGGGCGTGCAAACGACATTTAAAGATTTAAGAGGTTATCCAACCGAAACTCTGGATGATCCTGATGTTCTGGCCTTAAAAAATAGCTACCAAAATGCGTTTAGCCATTACTTAGCAGCTTTTGTTTACGAGGCGCTGGGTGAAAAAAGCCTGGCCGCGCCGGGGTATCGTAAGGCGATCGAGTTGCAGCCTAATACCAAAGTTTTAGAAGACAGCTTAGCGCAGCTCGATAGCAAAACTGCCAAGCATGGCATGAGCGAGGTGCTGTTTGTGGTGAGCTCGGGCCTTGCACCGCTACGTAAATCGGTCAGCCTGCCCCTGCCGGTTTACCGGGCGGGCTTAACGGCGATGTCTTTTCCTGTTATTCGCTCCGGCAATGATTTTGCACCATCGCAGCTTAAATTAGATGGGCGTTTTGTGCCGGTTAGCGCCATCGCCAGTGTGGATGCAATGAGCCGCCGCGCACTGCGTGACGATATGCCGGGCATTATTTTACGCTCTACTGTTCGTGCGTTAAGTAGGGGTGTCGCCCAGAAACAGTTAAACGACAGAGATAATAACGCCAGTGCAATTGCCAGCTTAGTGCTTGGGCTGGTTAGTGTCATTACCGAGCAGGCCGATGAGCGTACCTGGAGCACCCTGCCCGCACAAATTGCTATTGTGCGGGCATCTTTGCCGCAAGGGATGCATAAAGTACTGGTGCCGACATTACAGGGGCAGGAAGCTTTTGACTTTAAAGCCAGCAGCCCCTACCAGATTGTGCCGATTCGGGTGATGGGCAATCAGGTGTATTTTGGTCAGACAGGCTTAGCGCCTGTAATTTTAAATACCGCAGTAACAGAGAGTGCGGACGCGGTGATTCAGCCTGAAAAGGCCAAGAAATAA
- a CDS encoding YcfL family protein — protein sequence MKKYFARSVLLAAILGFSAIAQAAPISLADRIEQLGEMKYIKLTGGRTAQRNGLLAVQLEMHNQDKSDQQLYYRFRWLDDAGFVVGGEEVWKPLKFIGLQKQIIDTIAPVPNAVDFKMEVNSPENTGSAPAAK from the coding sequence ATGAAAAAGTATTTTGCCCGTAGCGTGTTACTGGCGGCCATTTTAGGATTTTCGGCCATCGCTCAAGCAGCCCCGATTTCCCTCGCTGATCGGATCGAGCAGCTGGGTGAAATGAAATACATCAAGCTAACCGGTGGGCGCACTGCACAACGCAATGGCCTGTTGGCGGTACAGCTGGAAATGCACAATCAGGATAAGAGTGATCAGCAGCTTTATTATCGTTTTCGCTGGCTGGATGATGCAGGTTTTGTAGTGGGGGGAGAAGAAGTCTGGAAGCCACTTAAATTTATTGGGCTACAAAAACAAATTATTGACACTATTGCCCCTGTGCCCAATGCGGTGGATTTCAAAATGGAAGTCAACAGCCCGGAAAACACTGGCTCAGCGCCTGCAGCCAAGTAA
- the lpoB gene encoding penicillin-binding protein activator LpoB, translating to MKTTKQALKLSAALAAVLLATGCASSSSPTVGSGDVVYGDSKAIETVTNEFGSTDLQMISESMARSLMQHPSMAERPLIVVAEVKNKTTEYIDTRNITNSMKTQLMKSGAKFVTDSSTLDAQVEEIRRQTESGLYKNKVKVGQMKGAKYLLTGEITSIVKKSDSTKDVYYKFTLILKNIEEGVDEWQDEKEIRKTSKR from the coding sequence ATGAAAACGACGAAACAAGCATTAAAGCTGAGTGCGGCATTGGCTGCGGTATTACTTGCTACAGGCTGCGCATCCAGCTCATCGCCTACTGTGGGCAGTGGTGATGTGGTTTATGGCGATAGTAAGGCAATAGAAACGGTAACGAATGAATTTGGCTCTACCGATTTGCAAATGATTTCAGAATCAATGGCACGCTCTTTAATGCAGCATCCGTCAATGGCAGAACGCCCTTTAATTGTGGTAGCCGAAGTTAAAAATAAAACCACGGAATATATTGATACCCGAAATATTACAAATAGCATGAAAACGCAGCTGATGAAAAGCGGTGCTAAATTTGTAACTGACAGCAGCACGTTAGATGCCCAGGTTGAAGAAATTCGCCGTCAGACTGAAAGCGGACTTTATAAAAATAAAGTTAAAGTTGGCCAAATGAAGGGCGCTAAATATTTATTAACTGGCGAAATTACTTCGATTGTTAAAAAAAGCGATAGTACCAAAGATGTTTATTATAAATTCACACTGATTTTGAAGAATATTGAAGAGGGTGTGGATGAATGGCAGGATGAAAAAGAGATCCGCAAAACATCCAAGCGTTAA
- a CDS encoding hemolysin family protein — protein sequence MMNGLLVIFILILISALFSVSEIALAAARKHKLQQMSEDGDKRADLVLALQERPGDFFTVVQVGVNAVAILAGILGEPAFSPVFKALFIQFGVQAETAETLGFLMSFTVVTGLFIQFADLIPKRIGMAVPEATAVNVVSPILFCIFLLRPLVFIFDGIANMIFNAFNLPAVRRDEITTDDIVAMADAGAMAGTVRRKEHNLIENVFELETRTVTSVMTTRESVIFFSLNEAEETIRARMLAEPHSKFLLCENSIDSVFAYIDAKDILQLVLQGGEINLLEGLKQCGNRKLLTIPDTLSLSEVLEQFKEAREDFAVILNEYALVVGIITLNDVTIQLMGSMVDPGADQIVQRDESSWLVDGVTPIEDVKKALDIDELKDEENYETIAGFMMYMLKRIPKKAELLIFGDYKFEVVDIDNYRIDQLLVTRINPQKKADSE from the coding sequence ATGATGAATGGCTTACTTGTTATTTTTATTCTTATTTTAATCAGCGCTCTTTTCTCGGTTTCGGAAATTGCACTTGCCGCAGCACGCAAACACAAGCTGCAACAAATGAGCGAAGACGGCGATAAACGCGCCGATCTGGTGCTGGCCCTGCAGGAGCGGCCCGGAGATTTTTTCACTGTGGTGCAAGTCGGTGTGAATGCCGTGGCAATTTTGGCCGGTATTTTAGGTGAACCCGCCTTTTCGCCTGTTTTTAAGGCACTATTTATTCAATTTGGTGTACAGGCAGAAACAGCTGAAACGCTAGGCTTTCTGATGTCGTTTACTGTAGTAACCGGGCTGTTTATTCAGTTTGCCGATTTAATTCCAAAAAGAATTGGCATGGCAGTACCGGAAGCCACTGCAGTCAATGTAGTTTCACCCATTTTATTTTGTATTTTCCTGCTGCGCCCGCTGGTGTTTATTTTTGATGGCATTGCCAATATGATTTTCAACGCCTTCAATTTACCCGCAGTACGCCGGGATGAAATTACCACCGATGATATTGTAGCCATGGCAGATGCAGGCGCAATGGCGGGCACGGTACGCCGTAAAGAACACAATCTGATTGAAAATGTATTTGAACTGGAAACACGCACCGTTACATCTGTAATGACGACGCGCGAAAGCGTTATTTTCTTTTCACTTAATGAGGCCGAAGAAACCATACGAGCCAGAATGCTGGCCGAGCCACATTCAAAGTTTCTGCTTTGTGAAAACAGTATTGACAGTGTATTTGCCTATATTGATGCCAAAGATATTTTGCAATTAGTACTTCAGGGCGGGGAAATTAATTTACTCGAAGGCTTGAAGCAATGCGGTAATCGAAAATTACTCACGATTCCGGACACACTTTCTTTATCCGAGGTACTTGAACAATTTAAAGAAGCGCGCGAAGACTTTGCCGTTATTTTGAATGAATACGCCCTGGTGGTTGGAATTATTACGCTAAATGATGTCACCATTCAACTAATGGGCAGCATGGTAGACCCCGGAGCCGATCAGATTGTGCAGCGAGATGAAAGCTCATGGCTGGTTGATGGGGTTACGCCAATTGAAGACGTAAAAAAAGCACTGGATATTGATGAATTAAAAGATGAAGAGAATTACGAAACGATTGCCGGTTTTATGATGTACATGCTAAAACGCATTCCAAAAAAAGCAGAATTATTAATTTTTGGTGATTATAAATTTGAAGTGGTCGACATTGATAATTACCGGATCGACCAGCTCTTAGTAACCAGAATTAATCCGCAGAAAAAAGCGGACAGCGAGTAA